AGGGGCTCCTCACGATGCTGCGAGCGGGGAATCCCCTGCTGGCGGACACCCGGCTTGGCCCGGTGGAGAAGGGCATCGCCGCCGTGAAGGAGCAGGCGGCGCGGGGCGAGAAGGCGACGCGACTGGGGCTCGCGCAGAAGAAGCTGAGGGCCATCCCCGAGGAGGTTTTCTCCCTCACCGGGCTGGAGAGCCTCAACCTGGACACCAACGACATCACGGAGATTTCCCCGCGCATTGGCGAGCTGCAGGCACTGAAGAACCTCAGCCTGGAGAGCCTGCCGCTGACGACGCTTCCGGTGGAGCTCTGCCGCCTCCCCGCGCTGAAGAAGTTGAGCCTCCGCTACTGCAACAACCTCACCCGGCTCCCAGACGCGTTCGGTGAGCTGGAGGCACTGGAGGAGCTGTACCTGGACGCGATGGCGCTGGAGGGCTTCCCCGAGGTGCTGACGCGGCTGCCTCGGATGAAGAAGCTCTGGTTCTGGCGCTTCTTCAAGATGACACCGGGCCGGGTCCAGGTTTTGGTGGATGGGATTGGGCGGATGCCGACGCTGACGCACGCCGGCTTCTTCCAGGGGGAGCTGTCCGCGTTGCCGGGGGGACTCGCGCCACTCGCCCGGCTCAAGCAGTTCAAACTGGGGCTGGACCGCGTCCCGGAGCCGGAGGTGAAGCGGCTGGAGGCGGCGCTGCCTCCCGGACGGCTACACGTGGGGTACTGAGCCGTTGAGGGGCGGCATGGCCCTCCGGGAGCTACGACGGCTTCGCGCCCCGTGGTGACTTATGACGTGGTCGGGAGACAGGATTTACCCCTACAGCTGTAGTTCGGAAGACTCGGCAGTCATCCTCTTGTTGAGGAAACAGGAGGGGGAGGAGCGAGACTTCCCATGCAGCCACCATTGGCCACAGAAGTGCAGGCACCGGAAGTCCGGCTGGTTGGCCGTCTCGTGACGGAGCTGGAGGCGGTAGGCGCTTGGTTGCAGCCGCACTTTCGCAGGCGCGAGGCGCACGCCACCGCAGTCGAGTACGTGAAGGCCCTGCTGGGGCGTGCGCAGCGCAAGAATGTGTGGGGCCTTTCGGAGGATGCGGGGCATCGAGCGCCCTATGCCTTCCAGCACCTGCTGCTGCGTGCGAAGTGGGACGCGGATGCGGTGCGCGACGACGTGCTGGAGTACGCACGCCGGGCGCTGGGTGAAGGGGGCATCCTGGCGGTGGACGAGACAGGCTTTCTGAAGAAGGGAGAGAAATCCGTGGGAGTGGCACGCCAGTACACGGGCACCGCGGGCAAGGTGGAGAACGCGCAGGTGGGCGTCTTCCTCTCGTACGCGACGCCACGTGGGCATGCGCTGGTGGACCGGGAGTTGTACCTACCGGAGCCGTGGACGCAGGACAGTGCTCGTCGCCAGGCAGGAGGCATTCCGGACGAGGTGGGCTTTGAATCGAAACCCGCCCTCGCGCAAGGCATGCTGCAACGGGCGCTGGGGGCGGGTCTGAAGCCCGCATGGGTGGTGGGGGACGAAGTCTACGGACGCGACACCACGCTGCGCCGCTTCCTCGAAGACTTGCACCAGCCCTACGTGCTGGCGGTGGCCTCCAACACGCACGTCTGGCGCGGCTTCTACCAGGTGAAGCCGGGGGACATGGTGCAGGAAGTCCCGCCGGACGCGTGGGTGCGTCTGTCCGCCGGCGCGGGCACAAAGGGCCCACGCCTCTACGACTGGGCACGCATGCGACTCAACCAGCACCTGGGCCTGTCGCGATGGCTGCTGTTTCGTCGAAGCCTCGCGGACGGCAAAGTGGCCTTCTACATCGCCCATGCCCGACGCAATGCCTCGCTGGCGTCGCTGGTGCAGGCGGCGGGCAGTCGGTGGGCCGTGGAGGAGGACTTCGAGTCCGCCAAGGGCGAAGTGGGCTTGGCCGACTACGAAGTGCGCACCTGGACGGCCTGGCACCGGCACATGACGCTGTGCCTGGTAGCCCACGTCTTCCTTGCCTCAGCTCGTGCCATGGCCAATCTCCCACCCGAGGAGAAGCTGCCCCCAAAAGCCCTCGGCCTGCCGGTACGAAGAAGTCCCATGCGTGCATTTCTCGCCCGGCGTGGCCTTCACTGACGGCCCTCGTCCGCTACTCCATCCAGGAAGTGCGCAGACTCCTGCTTTCACTCCTGCGACGGACTGTGGCTCCTGTCGCGCACGTCCTGGCCTGGAGTCGCTGGCGACGCCACCACCAAGCCGTGGCCATGCAGTGTCACTACCGAGCCCGAGGGGGGCGACTCAAACTGCAGCTGTAGGGGTAAGGCCCAATTGTCGATGCCAAGGACCCGTGAGTCTTTGCGCGGAGGGAGTGGAGTACGACTCATCAGGCGCAGGAGCGTGTTGGGGCTGGTGGGCATGGCCAGGGGCTTGAGAAGCCTGGCCCCGCACTCCGCACCCGCTGTCATGCCGACGGTGCACTGAGCGGTGGCGAGCCGCCGTGTCCGGCGAGCCCGAGAAAACAGCAGGCGCAATGGGCGCTCCGTGAACGTACGGCGAGTGCACTCCAGGTTTCGACAGCAGAAGCGACGGATGCGAAGCGCAAGGTGCACGGAGTGCCTGGCAGAAGACAGGTCCGCCGGGCGTCGGACATAGCTGCCGCGCACCGAGTGACTGGGAACTTGGCAGGCGGGACATCGTGCGCCCGTGCCTTCCATGCGCACCATCAGGACAACATCCGCCGAGCGACTGCGCGTCACCCGCTCCACCCGACGGCCAGGAAGTGAGTACAGCGTTGTCACTCCCAGGGTGTATTCGCCCCGCAGGCAGCTTGCCGCGCCTGCCTACTCCCCCGAGGGGAACCACACGAAGTGCGGGAGAGCCCTGGAACCGGGTTGCGGACATCACAGGGCAGTTCGATCAGGTAAAATCGAGGTCAACCATGCCTTTGAGACGTGCAGGTCCCATTGCGTACCAGGGATTCGATTACCAGTTCCTCGTGACCGTCTGGGTGGCACTGGACCTGATGTTCGTCCGGCAACGCTGCACAGCCATCGTCATTGAACCTCCTTCACAGGAAGACATCGAGGCGACGCTGGGGGGCAGTGAGGAGACGACCTCTCCCGGTGTCATCCCGGGCCCGGTCCGCCTGCAGATCCAGATCAAGCGACGGCGTACGAACGCTTGGACGAGCAACGACTTCCAGCGGCTTCTCTCGGGTGACCAGCGGAAGCGCAGGGCCTCCAGTCGAGCATCCGCGCTTGAGAACCTGAAGACCCAAGGAGATCTCTTCTATCGGCTGGTGACGGATGCCGCGGTCGCGGGGTCGCTCAAGGACTTCACCGTGGAAGCCCTGGACATGCCAGGACGGGCCCTCAAGCTCCCGGGACTCCGGCGAAAGAGTGAACAGGCCCGCTCCCAGGCGAGCCGGGTGGGCATCCTCGAACAGATGACGCAGCTCCGGCTCCAAATGGAGATTGAAAAGATCCTGAGCCAACGCTGCCGCGTTCCCGCGAGCGCCATGGCTGAGTGTCAGCGGGCGCTCCTCGATGCCGTTGAATCCCGGGTCGCAGACGATAAGCTGGATACCACCTGGTCACGTGAAGAACTCGTCGAGATCATTCTTCGGCATGACGGTCACCTTGATGATGCTCCGCTTCCTCAAGGATTCGTTCCACCACTGCGGTATTCACGCTTCAGAGGACGACTGGAGGACTCGTACCGTCTCCTGCTTCTGGGCGCCTCCGGACTTGGAAAGACAACGACTGCCGCTGCGCTCGCCCATGAGCATGCGCGGGCATCTCCGCCCTTCGAGGTCATTCGCCGCAGACTCACTCCAGGAGAAATCAGACAGCAACTGACACG
This DNA window, taken from Corallococcus coralloides DSM 2259, encodes the following:
- a CDS encoding transposase family protein, translated to MVRMEGTGARCPACQVPSHSVRGSYVRRPADLSSARHSVHLALRIRRFCCRNLECTRRTFTERPLRLLFSRARRTRRLATAQCTVGMTAGAECGARLLKPLAMPTSPNTLLRLMSRTPLPPRKDSRVLGIDNWALPLQLQFESPPSGSVVTLHGHGLVVASPATPGQDVRDRSHSPSQE
- a CDS encoding leucine-rich repeat domain-containing protein; this translates as MVEKQDWGRDASAQEVWAHVEAVGTPGWRHELASWWRGVSEKGVLFHEGDLEADSLVIGPRPLIVSGSVRLKGLLEDGHAADHTLLVVLGDLEAENVATFSAMFIAGNVRIRGLLFGDSYGDDVFCVGGGLKARALVEQHHHLRVLGPLDVDVLVGDKLTATEKPRRKLEPHEALLPGAFTVEDEDESDVTDSTVDRKGLLTMLRAGNPLLADTRLGPVEKGIAAVKEQAARGEKATRLGLAQKKLRAIPEEVFSLTGLESLNLDTNDITEISPRIGELQALKNLSLESLPLTTLPVELCRLPALKKLSLRYCNNLTRLPDAFGELEALEELYLDAMALEGFPEVLTRLPRMKKLWFWRFFKMTPGRVQVLVDGIGRMPTLTHAGFFQGELSALPGGLAPLARLKQFKLGLDRVPEPEVKRLEAALPPGRLHVGY
- a CDS encoding IS701 family transposase, which produces MATEVQAPEVRLVGRLVTELEAVGAWLQPHFRRREAHATAVEYVKALLGRAQRKNVWGLSEDAGHRAPYAFQHLLLRAKWDADAVRDDVLEYARRALGEGGILAVDETGFLKKGEKSVGVARQYTGTAGKVENAQVGVFLSYATPRGHALVDRELYLPEPWTQDSARRQAGGIPDEVGFESKPALAQGMLQRALGAGLKPAWVVGDEVYGRDTTLRRFLEDLHQPYVLAVASNTHVWRGFYQVKPGDMVQEVPPDAWVRLSAGAGTKGPRLYDWARMRLNQHLGLSRWLLFRRSLADGKVAFYIAHARRNASLASLVQAAGSRWAVEEDFESAKGEVGLADYEVRTWTAWHRHMTLCLVAHVFLASARAMANLPPEEKLPPKALGLPVRRSPMRAFLARRGLH